In a single window of the Acidobacteriota bacterium genome:
- a CDS encoding Spy/CpxP family protein refolding chaperone, producing MTIKNKILSVFTLALGVAIFSTAVVAQDSSTDKGDKNKAEKTYKREGGWDKRGMGRGGFKGRGMMKGRMGGMMMRGLDLTDAQKIQIRAIREANRPDPTVMMEMRELRKAKFEGTITAAQEARMTALRDQQIAKQRSVRDQIHAVLTAEQKAKLEEHKQKMELRFKERMEKRKAEKAAKPKVS from the coding sequence TCGGTGTAGCGATCTTCTCGACAGCCGTAGTCGCTCAGGACAGTTCCACCGATAAAGGCGACAAGAACAAGGCGGAAAAGACCTATAAACGTGAAGGCGGCTGGGACAAACGCGGCATGGGACGCGGCGGTTTTAAAGGCCGCGGCATGATGAAAGGCCGTATGGGCGGCATGATGATGCGCGGACTCGATCTGACCGATGCGCAGAAGATCCAGATCAGGGCTATCCGCGAAGCAAACCGTCCGGATCCCACAGTGATGATGGAAATGCGCGAACTTCGCAAAGCGAAATTTGAAGGCACCATCACCGCAGCACAGGAAGCACGCATGACCGCTCTCCGCGATCAGCAGATCGCCAAACAGCGTTCGGTCCGCGATCAGATCCATGCAGTACTGACCGCAGAACAGAAGGCGAAATTGGAAGAGCACAAGCAGAAAATGGAGCTCCGTTTCAAGGAACGCATGGAAAAGCGCAAAGCTGAAAAGGCCGCTAAGCCGAAAGTAAGCTAA
- a CDS encoding META and DUF4377 domain-containing protein, translating into MSAFSQQETIGKWKLGSYSLASKKAYNISEFGTYIEFAAEMRFGGSTGCNSYRGQFVQKDGEISAGDIISTDMMCPGEKGEFEVEFLDLLGKVNKLEIKENALSLSDTRTGYFLRFTKDKPETVSDTENDNETETIYVANRTVRCRGIEPLRCMLIKRNRNAKWENYYDSIIGFDYQPGQFYKLKVRRTPAPKGNELCAYRHQLVKVLAKGKQEVTIYR; encoded by the coding sequence ATGAGCGCATTTTCACAGCAGGAGACCATCGGCAAATGGAAGCTGGGCTCTTACAGCCTTGCTTCGAAAAAGGCCTACAACATCAGTGAATTCGGCACATATATCGAGTTCGCCGCAGAGATGCGTTTCGGCGGCAGCACGGGCTGCAACTCGTATCGAGGGCAATTTGTGCAAAAGGACGGTGAGATATCGGCGGGCGACATCATCTCGACCGACATGATGTGCCCGGGCGAAAAGGGCGAATTCGAGGTTGAATTTCTCGACCTGCTCGGCAAGGTAAACAAGCTCGAGATCAAGGAAAACGCTCTCTCCTTGTCGGATACGCGAACGGGATATTTTCTGCGATTTACAAAAGACAAACCTGAGACAGTTTCTGATACGGAAAATGACAACGAGACCGAAACGATCTATGTTGCGAACCGCACCGTCCGCTGCCGCGGCATCGAACCGCTCCGCTGCATGCTCATCAAGCGAAACCGTAACGCGAAGTGGGAAAATTACTATGATTCGATCATCGGTTTCGACTATCAGCCCGGCCAATTCTACAAATTGAAGGTCCGCCGTACGCCCGCTCCCAAAGGCAATGAACTTTGTGCCTACCGCCACCAACTCGTAAAGGTACTGGCAAAAGGCAAACAAGAAGTGACGATCTATCGTTAG